One region of Mycolicibacterium insubricum genomic DNA includes:
- a CDS encoding ATP-dependent helicase yields the protein MTILLAQPGLGPDGLTADARGIVRLLGGPGTGKSTLLVELAATRIAAGADVESVLLLTGAGRPATATRARLTTALLAARPGLAVVREPLVRSPHGYAFALLARAAQRAGDPAPRLITGTEQDGIIRELLAGDVADGADYWPASLRPALATAGFATELRDLLARCAERGLDATDLRRLGKSTRRPAWVAAGRFAQQYEQVMLLRAAVGMAAPQATIPALGAAEMIGAAADLLQTDPDLLDAERARLSTLLVDDAQHLDPQAVRLIRLLAPGPELTVIAGDPNQTAFGFRGASPELLLEDTDDPVIELHTSYRCSRPVADAVTAVAAALPGVGPARRITATDDDGRVSALLAASPHAEALAIADALRRAHLIDGTPWSQMAVIVRSVPRVGTALSRTLTAAGVPVAPGRTRPPLAENPLVRTLLTVLRATDDGLTDEDALALLTGPLGRVDPVTLRQLRRALRRIDATLPPRGFGELAAAALTTTVPDGLAPQHARPLQRLRAVLHAAQRAGATDPRRALWQAWQRSGMQNRLLAAVERGGAGALRAEADLDAVTELFDVADQFVIRSPGATAGSLVDHITGLTLPITAADPVDTPDAVTVLSPQQALGAEWDVVVIAGLQEGLWPNTVPRGGVLATQELLDVIDGVTGEVSARAPLVADERRLLLTAMGRARRRLIVTAVDSDTGGDGAELPSPFFHEISRIAHTDIATDTDTDAAPVPQAAPPVLSPASVVGRLRAAVCAPDGEIDDAARAAAARELARLAAAGVPGADPAQWYGLAPVSTDAPLFDTAATVPMSPSTLQTVLDCPLRWLGERHGGSDPREVTSALGSLLHALIAEPGRSTEELARDLEKLWDALPFGSPWYARNELHRHLDMLAAFGEWRLNTRGELTEVGTEVVVSGTVEVDDDTRVGIRGRADRVERDAAGRLVIIDIKTGKTPVSKADAAEHAQLAAYQLAVEEGLLGEGETPGGARLVYLAKTGRDGATVREQDPLTPETAETWRAAMASARTDMTGPDYPARRNTGCTHCPMRTNCPAYREPGARS from the coding sequence ATGACGATCCTCCTGGCGCAGCCCGGCCTCGGTCCCGACGGGCTGACGGCCGACGCCCGCGGAATCGTCCGGCTGCTGGGCGGGCCCGGAACCGGCAAGAGCACCCTGCTCGTCGAGCTGGCCGCCACCCGGATCGCCGCCGGCGCCGACGTCGAATCGGTGCTGCTGCTGACCGGGGCCGGCCGCCCCGCCACCGCCACCCGGGCCCGGCTGACCACTGCGCTGCTGGCCGCCCGCCCCGGCCTCGCCGTCGTCCGCGAACCGCTGGTCCGCTCGCCGCACGGCTACGCCTTCGCGCTCTTGGCCCGCGCCGCCCAGCGCGCCGGGGACCCGGCGCCACGGCTGATCACCGGCACCGAGCAGGACGGCATCATCCGGGAACTCCTGGCCGGAGACGTCGCCGACGGCGCCGACTACTGGCCCGCCTCCCTGCGCCCGGCGCTGGCCACCGCCGGATTCGCCACCGAACTGCGCGACCTGCTGGCCCGCTGCGCCGAACGCGGCCTGGACGCCACCGACCTGCGCCGGCTCGGCAAGAGCACCCGGCGCCCCGCCTGGGTGGCCGCCGGCCGGTTCGCCCAGCAATACGAACAGGTCATGCTGCTGCGCGCAGCCGTCGGCATGGCCGCCCCGCAGGCCACTATCCCCGCACTGGGCGCAGCCGAGATGATCGGCGCCGCCGCCGACCTGTTGCAGACCGACCCGGACCTGCTCGACGCCGAACGCGCCCGGCTGTCCACCCTGCTGGTCGACGACGCCCAGCATCTCGACCCGCAGGCCGTGCGGTTGATCCGCCTGCTGGCACCAGGCCCCGAGCTCACCGTCATCGCCGGTGACCCCAACCAGACCGCCTTCGGATTCCGCGGCGCCTCCCCGGAACTGCTGCTGGAAGACACCGACGACCCGGTGATCGAACTGCACACCTCCTACCGCTGCTCGCGCCCGGTCGCCGACGCCGTCACCGCGGTGGCCGCCGCCCTGCCCGGCGTCGGACCGGCCCGACGGATCACCGCCACCGACGACGACGGCCGCGTCTCCGCTCTGCTCGCCGCGTCCCCGCACGCCGAGGCACTGGCGATCGCCGACGCGCTGCGCCGCGCGCACCTGATCGACGGCACCCCCTGGTCGCAAATGGCGGTCATCGTCCGCTCGGTGCCCCGGGTCGGCACCGCACTGTCGCGCACCCTGACCGCCGCCGGGGTACCGGTCGCACCCGGTCGCACCCGCCCGCCGCTGGCAGAAAACCCGCTGGTGCGGACCCTTCTCACGGTGCTGCGGGCCACCGACGACGGGCTTACCGACGAGGACGCGCTGGCGCTGCTCACCGGCCCGCTCGGTCGCGTCGACCCGGTCACCCTGCGCCAGCTGCGCCGCGCCCTGCGCCGCATCGACGCCACCCTGCCGCCCCGCGGGTTCGGTGAACTGGCCGCCGCAGCCCTGACCACCACCGTGCCCGACGGGCTGGCCCCCCAGCACGCCCGGCCGCTGCAACGGCTGCGGGCGGTGCTGCACGCCGCCCAACGGGCCGGAGCCACCGACCCGCGTCGCGCACTGTGGCAGGCCTGGCAGCGCAGCGGCATGCAGAACCGTCTGCTGGCCGCCGTCGAACGCGGGGGAGCGGGAGCGCTGCGCGCCGAGGCCGACCTCGATGCGGTCACCGAACTCTTCGACGTCGCCGACCAGTTCGTCATCCGCAGCCCCGGCGCCACCGCCGGCAGCCTCGTCGACCACATCACCGGCCTGACCCTGCCGATCACCGCCGCCGATCCCGTCGACACACCCGACGCGGTCACCGTGCTCAGCCCGCAGCAGGCTCTCGGCGCCGAATGGGACGTGGTGGTCATTGCCGGACTGCAGGAAGGCCTGTGGCCCAACACCGTTCCGCGCGGCGGCGTGCTGGCCACCCAGGAGCTGCTGGACGTGATCGACGGTGTCACCGGCGAGGTGTCCGCGCGCGCACCGCTGGTCGCCGACGAACGCCGACTGCTGCTGACGGCCATGGGCCGGGCCCGGCGCCGGCTCATCGTCACCGCCGTGGACAGCGACACCGGCGGCGACGGCGCCGAACTCCCGTCACCGTTCTTCCACGAGATCTCTCGTATTGCCCACACCGACATCGCGACCGACACCGACACCGACGCCGCGCCGGTCCCACAGGCCGCCCCGCCGGTGCTGTCGCCCGCCTCGGTGGTCGGCCGGCTGCGCGCGGCGGTCTGCGCCCCCGACGGCGAAATCGACGACGCCGCACGTGCCGCAGCCGCCCGCGAACTGGCCCGGCTGGCCGCCGCCGGTGTGCCCGGTGCCGACCCGGCCCAGTGGTACGGGCTCGCCCCGGTCAGCACCGACGCCCCGCTGTTCGATACCGCCGCGACCGTGCCGATGTCCCCGTCGACGCTGCAGACCGTCCTGGACTGCCCGCTGCGCTGGCTGGGCGAACGCCACGGCGGCTCCGACCCGCGCGAGGTCACCTCCGCCCTCGGCTCGCTGCTGCACGCGCTGATCGCCGAACCCGGCCGCAGCACCGAGGAACTGGCCCGCGATCTGGAAAAGCTCTGGGACGCACTACCGTTCGGCTCGCCCTGGTACGCCCGCAACGAACTACACCGCCACCTCGACATGCTGGCAGCCTTCGGCGAATGGCGGCTGAACACCCGCGGCGAACTCACCGAGGTCGGCACCGAGGTCGTCGTGTCGGGAACCGTCGAGGTCGACGACGACACCCGCGTCGGTATCCGCGGCCGCGCCGACCGGGTGGAACGCGACGCCGCCGGCCGGCTGGTGATCATCGATATCAAGACCGGCAAGACCCCGGTCAGCAAGGCCGACGCCGCCGAGCACGCCCAGCTGGCGGCCTACCAGCTGGCCGTGGAAGAAGGGCTGCTCGGGGAGGGGGAGACCCCCGGCGGCGCTCGGCTGGTCTACCTCGCCAAGACCGGGCGCGACGGCGCCACCGTGCGCGAACAGGACCCACTGACCCCGGAAACCGCCGAAACCTGGCGCGCGGCAATGGCATCGGCACGCACCGACATGACCGGTCCGGACTATCCGGCACGTCGCAACACCGGCTGCACCCACTGCCCGATGCGCACCAACTGCCCCGCCTACCGTGAACCGGGAGCGCGATCGTGA